Proteins from a single region of Bacillota bacterium:
- a CDS encoding alkaline phosphatase PhoX, translating into MAWRRVAGAVAACGLLAGLLAASLPAAALGFQPIDPVVSSNLVLPQGFRYQILMSEGDPTQNGTYLDRNDLTVYVPLDGSDLGYLYVSHELRRGGGTRLTLAREGEDWRVLQAVSVNFALVGGTWNNCAGSLTPWGTILSAEEYEPRRVQDIPEGMIRDVNRYGYIVEIDPVTLHVKKHHAMGRFSHETALVMPDRRTVYLTDDFRGGVLFKFVADRPEDLSSGTLYALDARGRRWIELRRDQAVLNEARAWALEHGASPFDRPEDIEYSPLDGMLYMAITGDNRKPAPDNYGRVVRINPVTLELTTFVKGGPETGLFNPDNLQFDSEGNLWIFEDKYGEFINERYGNNAVWVAAPDRQLRRFAQMPRGAEGTGPFFTPDGKTLFFSVQHPYAPWKDSVVAVRGL; encoded by the coding sequence ACCTGGTGCTCCCGCAGGGCTTCCGCTACCAGATCCTCATGTCCGAGGGCGACCCGACGCAGAACGGGACCTATCTCGACCGCAACGACCTGACGGTGTACGTCCCGTTGGACGGCTCTGACCTCGGTTACCTGTACGTGAGCCACGAGCTTCGGCGGGGCGGCGGCACGCGCCTCACGCTGGCCCGAGAGGGTGAGGACTGGCGCGTGCTGCAGGCCGTCAGCGTCAACTTCGCGTTGGTGGGCGGCACGTGGAACAACTGCGCTGGTTCGCTGACCCCCTGGGGCACCATCCTGTCGGCCGAGGAGTACGAGCCGCGCCGCGTGCAGGACATCCCCGAAGGGATGATCAGGGACGTCAACCGGTACGGCTACATCGTGGAGATCGATCCGGTGACGCTGCACGTGAAGAAGCACCACGCGATGGGCCGGTTTTCGCATGAGACAGCCCTTGTCATGCCGGACCGGCGTACCGTGTATCTGACCGACGACTTTCGCGGCGGGGTGCTCTTCAAGTTCGTGGCCGACCGGCCGGAAGACCTGTCAAGCGGAACCCTCTATGCCCTCGATGCCCGGGGGCGGCGCTGGATCGAGCTGCGGAGGGATCAGGCCGTGCTCAACGAGGCCCGGGCCTGGGCGCTGGAGCACGGCGCCTCGCCTTTCGACCGTCCGGAGGACATCGAGTACAGCCCGCTCGATGGCATGCTCTACATGGCCATCACCGGCGACAACCGCAAGCCCGCCCCCGACAACTACGGGCGGGTTGTGCGTATCAACCCGGTGACGCTGGAGCTTACGACGTTCGTGAAGGGTGGCCCCGAGACGGGCCTGTTCAACCCCGACAACCTGCAGTTTGACAGCGAGGGCAATTTGTGGATCTTCGAGGACAAGTACGGTGAGTTCATCAACGAACGGTACGGCAACAACGCAGTGTGGGTGGCGGCGCCGGACAGGCAACTGCGGCGGTTCGCCCAGATGCCCAGGGGCGCCGAGGGTACGGGGCCCTTCTTCACGCCCGACGGCAAGACGCTGTTCTTCAGCGTGCAGCATCCCTATGCCCCGTGGAAGGACTCGGTCGTGGCAGTCCGGGGATTGTGA